The following are encoded together in the Planococcus antarcticus DSM 14505 genome:
- a CDS encoding PadR family transcriptional regulator, with translation MALRSQLLKGVLEACVMAVVEEKPVYGYELSQKLQEIGLPDISDGTIYPVLLRLQKNGFIRGEMRPSAAGPNRKYYFLTDEGKVELEQMALEWLQIAKPVSQLLKRGGQDERTD, from the coding sequence ATGGCTCTTAGAAGTCAATTGCTAAAAGGGGTTTTAGAAGCTTGTGTAATGGCCGTAGTGGAAGAGAAGCCGGTCTATGGCTATGAACTTTCGCAAAAGCTGCAAGAGATCGGTTTGCCGGACATTAGCGATGGCACCATTTATCCAGTCCTGCTTCGGTTACAGAAAAATGGCTTTATCCGCGGTGAAATGAGACCTTCTGCAGCCGGGCCGAACCGTAAGTATTATTTTTTGACCGATGAAGGAAAAGTGGAGTTAGAACAAATGGCTCTTGAATGGCTTCAAATCGCCAAGCCGGTCAGCCAATTACTGAAAAGGGGTGGACAAGATGAGAGGACCGACTGA
- a CDS encoding transporter substrate-binding domain-containing protein, with translation MSTYFSKKKTVLTTGAVVALLLTGCSNEENTAEEEKTAWAEIQEKGSMTVATSGTLLATSFRDAESDELTGFEVEVVRELGERLDLDIDFTELGFDEMLTSVNTGQIDLAANDIEITEDRAEQFVFSTPIKYSYGTAVVRKDDLSGIATLEDLAGKKAAGASTSIYMEIARDYGAEEVTYDNATNEVYLRDVSIGRTDVILNDYYLSTFGVAAFPELNITIHPDIKYAPSEVGLVMNKDNTELADNVNKALEEMLEDGTITEISEEFFGGADVSVKPDIEEN, from the coding sequence ATGAGTACATATTTTTCGAAGAAAAAGACGGTTTTAACCACAGGAGCGGTCGTTGCGTTATTGTTAACAGGGTGTAGTAATGAGGAAAATACAGCGGAAGAAGAAAAAACAGCGTGGGCTGAAATTCAAGAAAAAGGATCCATGACTGTAGCCACTTCTGGTACTTTACTGGCCACTTCTTTTCGCGATGCAGAGTCTGATGAGTTAACTGGTTTTGAAGTTGAAGTTGTACGAGAACTTGGCGAACGACTCGATTTAGACATCGATTTTACTGAGCTTGGATTTGATGAAATGCTGACAAGTGTCAATACCGGTCAAATTGACCTTGCCGCGAACGACATTGAAATTACCGAGGACCGTGCTGAACAGTTTGTTTTTTCGACTCCGATTAAATATTCTTATGGTACTGCAGTTGTTCGGAAAGATGATTTGTCCGGTATTGCGACTCTGGAAGACTTAGCAGGAAAAAAAGCAGCGGGTGCTTCTACATCAATTTATATGGAAATTGCTCGTGACTACGGTGCAGAAGAAGTGACGTATGACAATGCAACGAACGAAGTGTATTTACGTGACGTTTCAATTGGACGCACAGATGTCATTCTCAATGACTATTATTTATCAACATTTGGCGTTGCTGCTTTTCCTGAGTTGAATATCACCATTCACCCAGATATTAAATATGCACCATCAGAAGTTGGGCTTGTTATGAACAAAGACAATACAGAGCTTGCCGATAACGTCAATAAAGCTTTGGAAGAAATGCTGGAAGACGGCACCATTACGGAAATTTCCGAAGAGTTTTTCGGTGGTGCAGATGTCTCTGTCAAACCTGATATTGAAGAGAATTAA
- a CDS encoding D-serine ammonia-lyase, translating into MTMQQQLNSWVAKYPLLENIVSLKPVVWLNPKLQKKNDMSGLPVSFADMKEAELLWQRFAPYLAAEFPETAAAKGIVESPLREISGMKQQLNDHYDAKIEGKLFLKCDNELPIAGSIKARGGVYEVLHHAEKLAIDAGMLTTEQSYEQFSSDGFKHFFSRYSIGVGSTGNLGLSIGIISAKLGFQVSVYMSSDAKQWKKDLLREKGATVVEFEGDFSEAIWAGRETTLAKSDAYFVDDEKSKHLFLGYSVAAFRLKQQLDDADIPVDANHPLFVYLPCGVGGAPGGIAFGLKQVLGDAVHCFFVEPTHSPAVLIGLMTGEKEKLSVQDFGIDNVTEGDGLAVGRPSSFASGISEKTVSGIYTIEDQELFKLLTLLADSEAIFVEPSATAGLLGPLRIKASSYAETNQIPMATATHIGWSTGGALVPEEEMDGFYHRGKTYLGG; encoded by the coding sequence ATGACCATGCAGCAACAACTAAACAGCTGGGTTGCAAAATATCCATTACTTGAAAACATTGTAAGTTTAAAACCAGTTGTCTGGCTAAATCCGAAGCTTCAAAAAAAGAATGACATGTCCGGATTGCCAGTAAGTTTCGCGGATATGAAAGAGGCAGAGCTTCTTTGGCAGCGATTCGCACCATATTTAGCAGCAGAATTTCCAGAAACTGCAGCAGCCAAAGGTATTGTGGAATCACCGCTGCGCGAGATTTCTGGTATGAAACAGCAACTCAACGACCATTACGATGCAAAAATTGAAGGAAAACTATTTTTGAAATGCGATAACGAATTACCGATTGCTGGATCTATTAAAGCACGTGGTGGTGTTTATGAAGTACTGCATCACGCAGAAAAACTAGCCATTGATGCAGGAATGCTGACAACCGAACAATCTTACGAGCAGTTTTCTTCTGACGGGTTCAAGCACTTTTTCAGTCGTTATTCTATTGGTGTCGGTTCTACTGGAAATCTAGGACTGAGTATCGGCATCATCAGCGCTAAACTCGGTTTCCAAGTATCCGTTTATATGTCTTCAGACGCTAAACAATGGAAAAAAGACTTGCTACGTGAAAAAGGAGCAACTGTAGTGGAATTCGAAGGAGATTTCAGTGAAGCTATTTGGGCGGGGCGAGAGACAACACTTGCAAAGTCCGATGCTTATTTTGTCGATGACGAAAAGTCCAAACACTTATTTTTAGGGTATAGCGTCGCTGCTTTTCGGCTCAAGCAGCAACTAGACGATGCAGACATTCCAGTAGATGCCAACCATCCACTTTTTGTCTATTTACCTTGTGGAGTAGGCGGGGCTCCCGGTGGCATTGCTTTCGGCCTTAAGCAAGTTTTAGGTGATGCAGTTCATTGCTTTTTTGTTGAACCGACTCATTCTCCTGCAGTGTTAATCGGATTAATGACGGGTGAAAAAGAAAAGCTCAGCGTCCAGGATTTCGGTATAGACAATGTTACAGAAGGTGATGGACTAGCTGTCGGCAGGCCATCGAGCTTTGCTTCGGGCATCAGTGAAAAAACCGTAAGCGGCATCTATACCATTGAAGATCAGGAGTTATTTAAATTATTGACTCTTTTAGCAGATAGTGAAGCAATCTTCGTTGAACCCTCTGCTACAGCAGGATTGCTGGGTCCTTTGAGAATCAAGGCTTCTAGTTATGCTGAAACCAATCAAATTCCGATGGCTACTGCTACTCATATTGGATGGTCAACTGGTGGCGCTTTAGTGCCGGAAGAAGAAATGGACGGATTTTACCACCGTGGAAAAACTTATTTAGGAGGCTGA
- a CDS encoding dihydroorotate dehydrogenase electron transfer subunit, translating to MIKQERMQIIKQQEIAKHIFELTVQGELANEMAEPGQFVHIRVADSFEPLLRRPISVASIDLEASQFTMIYRAEGRGTQLLAEKRPGDTLDVLGPLGHGFPVEEAQKKAYLIGGGIGVPPLYELAKQLNARGIETVHILGFESKQAVFYEDKFRDLGDTHIATVDGSHGTQGFVTHILNELPTDFDTYYSCGPTAMLEAVQWAYPQKKGFLSYEQRMGCGIGACFACVCRTTKSETDYIKVCSDGPVFPAGVVIS from the coding sequence ATGATCAAACAAGAACGCATGCAGATTATCAAGCAGCAGGAAATCGCCAAACATATCTTTGAATTGACTGTACAAGGTGAACTGGCCAATGAAATGGCAGAGCCAGGGCAATTCGTCCATATCCGAGTTGCAGATAGCTTTGAACCTTTGTTGCGTCGCCCAATTTCAGTAGCTTCCATTGATTTGGAAGCTTCACAATTCACGATGATTTACCGGGCAGAAGGTCGCGGTACACAGTTATTGGCTGAAAAAAGACCTGGTGATACATTGGATGTGTTGGGGCCACTCGGGCACGGCTTTCCGGTAGAAGAAGCACAGAAAAAAGCGTATTTGATTGGTGGAGGAATCGGTGTTCCGCCTCTATACGAACTTGCCAAACAGTTAAACGCACGTGGCATCGAAACCGTTCATATACTTGGATTTGAAAGCAAACAAGCGGTTTTCTACGAAGACAAATTCCGCGACCTTGGTGATACACACATTGCGACGGTTGATGGATCTCATGGTACACAAGGTTTTGTGACGCATATTCTCAACGAGTTACCGACAGATTTTGATACCTATTATAGCTGTGGGCCAACTGCGATGCTTGAAGCGGTGCAATGGGCATATCCGCAGAAAAAAGGATTCTTGTCGTATGAACAACGCATGGGCTGCGGCATCGGGGCATGTTTTGCTTGTGTTTGCCGAACAACGAAAAGCGAAACGGATTACATCAAAGTGTGTTCAGATGGACCGGTATTTCCAGCAGGAGTGGTGATTTCATGA
- the pyrF gene encoding orotidine-5'-phosphate decarboxylase, which produces MNKPIIALDFASKQQVEEFLAQFSEPLFVKVGMELYFQEGPELVRYIKSLGHEIFLDLKLHDIPNTVESAMRGLSKLGVDMVNVHAAGGLEMMKAAKRGLADSDAKLIAVTQLTSTSEEEMHEDQLVYVSLEESVLHYAKRAMHAGLDGVVCSVLEAEAIGDACGQEFLRVTPGIRPAAVSADDQKRVATPAQAREKGSSHIVVGRAITKADNPSESYAQIAAEWSGEF; this is translated from the coding sequence GTGAATAAACCCATTATCGCTTTAGATTTCGCATCAAAACAGCAAGTAGAAGAATTTTTAGCACAGTTTTCTGAGCCACTTTTTGTCAAAGTAGGCATGGAGCTTTATTTTCAAGAAGGGCCAGAGCTGGTTCGTTACATCAAATCGCTCGGTCATGAAATCTTCTTGGACTTGAAACTGCACGACATTCCAAATACCGTCGAATCTGCTATGCGCGGCTTGTCTAAACTGGGTGTGGACATGGTCAATGTTCATGCTGCAGGAGGACTTGAAATGATGAAAGCAGCTAAACGCGGATTAGCGGATAGTGATGCGAAACTTATTGCTGTGACGCAATTAACTTCGACCAGCGAAGAAGAGATGCATGAAGATCAATTGGTTTATGTCAGCCTTGAAGAGTCTGTGTTGCATTACGCGAAACGTGCCATGCATGCAGGGTTGGACGGTGTGGTTTGTTCGGTGCTAGAAGCAGAGGCTATAGGAGATGCATGCGGTCAAGAATTTCTGCGTGTCACGCCTGGCATTCGTCCGGCTGCGGTTTCAGCTGATGATCAAAAACGCGTCGCGACTCCAGCACAAGCGCGCGAAAAAGGCTCTAGTCATATTGTCGTCGGGCGAGCCATTACAAAAGCTGACAACCCATCAGAAAGTTACGCACAGATTGCAGCAGAATGGAGTGGGGAATTTTGA
- a CDS encoding dihydroorotate dehydrogenase, with the protein MTDLTVKLPGLDLKNPIMPASGCFGFGKEYAQLYDLSQLGAIMIKATTVETRLGNPTPRVAETASGMLNAIGLQNPGLEKVTGQELPWLEQYDVPIIANVAGTTMEDYVEVAKAISQAPNVRALEINISCPNVKQGGITFGTDPDVARELTRAVKEVSSVPVYIKLSPNVTNIVSIAKAVEEGGADGITMINTLLGMRMDTKTGRPIIANITGGLSGPAIKPVALRMVYEVSQHTKLPIIGMGGVTNVDDVIDFLSAGASAVAVGTANFVNPFVCPEIIGQLPERLHELGFDSVEQLVGRSHRL; encoded by the coding sequence ATGACGGATTTAACAGTTAAACTTCCAGGACTTGACTTAAAAAACCCGATTATGCCGGCTTCCGGCTGTTTTGGTTTCGGTAAAGAGTATGCGCAGTTGTATGACTTGTCGCAGCTCGGCGCCATCATGATTAAAGCAACGACCGTTGAAACACGTCTTGGCAATCCGACTCCGCGAGTTGCAGAAACAGCGTCGGGCATGCTAAACGCTATCGGTTTACAAAACCCTGGCCTTGAAAAAGTAACCGGTCAAGAGTTGCCATGGTTAGAACAATACGATGTACCAATTATTGCCAATGTAGCTGGAACGACGATGGAAGACTATGTCGAAGTCGCAAAAGCGATTTCACAAGCACCAAACGTTCGTGCGCTGGAAATCAATATTTCTTGTCCAAACGTCAAGCAAGGCGGCATCACATTCGGAACGGATCCCGATGTCGCGCGTGAGTTGACGCGTGCCGTAAAGGAAGTTTCTTCAGTACCGGTTTATATCAAATTGTCACCGAATGTCACCAACATCGTGTCAATCGCTAAAGCGGTCGAAGAAGGCGGAGCGGATGGCATCACGATGATCAATACGCTGCTCGGCATGCGCATGGATACCAAAACTGGACGTCCCATCATCGCCAATATTACGGGTGGCTTGTCAGGCCCTGCTATTAAACCAGTTGCTTTACGAATGGTTTACGAAGTTAGCCAACATACGAAACTGCCAATTATCGGTATGGGCGGCGTGACCAATGTAGATGATGTCATCGACTTTTTGTCAGCTGGTGCGAGTGCTGTAGCTGTCGGCACAGCCAATTTCGTCAATCCTTTTGTCTGTCCAGAAATCATTGGTCAACTACCCGAACGGTTGCATGAACTTGGATTTGATTCAGTAGAACAACTTGTCGGAAGGAGCCATCGTCTGTGA
- a CDS encoding VOC family protein translates to MSVQASHIFVNLPVKKLERSKAFFEEIGFGFEEEMTDQNAACMIIGPTIYAMLLTEDYFKSFSKREIADTTNYAEVITAISVSSKADVDELVNDAFKAGGQSANEKMDNEYMYAWSFKDLDGHMCGVLYMPQNESE, encoded by the coding sequence ATGAGTGTCCAAGCGAGCCATATTTTCGTCAATTTGCCGGTGAAGAAGCTGGAACGCTCCAAAGCTTTTTTTGAAGAAATCGGATTTGGATTTGAGGAAGAGATGACGGACCAGAATGCGGCCTGTATGATCATTGGACCAACGATTTATGCGATGTTACTGACAGAGGATTATTTCAAGAGCTTTTCAAAAAGGGAAATTGCAGACACGACAAACTATGCGGAAGTCATTACAGCCATTTCTGTCAGCAGTAAAGCAGATGTTGATGAATTGGTAAACGATGCGTTTAAAGCGGGCGGCCAGTCAGCCAATGAAAAAATGGACAATGAATACATGTATGCCTGGAGTTTCAAAGACCTGGATGGTCATATGTGTGGAGTTCTCTATATGCCTCAGAATGAGAGCGAATAA
- a CDS encoding DUF1129 family protein, whose product MRGPTELIKENNDKRELLNTENERVYEDLLVYIRTDLRVDEHASEEILMDLLDHLLEAQEYKKNAADLFGDSPQAYADELIANLPSQKRRNIYWLAASGLAGLVGWFAITYGIINVVFSTFTAWSNEVALGSILLILLTVSLFGTLSIRLIFKIIRSSIFKPKNQQWKFYVKSGLYGMVIFAFMLGIAFLFDGIGPVVHVAWWAFLLIGIVMLGLSKGFGKLSSGQ is encoded by the coding sequence ATGAGAGGACCGACTGAACTGATTAAGGAAAATAACGATAAAAGAGAGCTTTTGAATACTGAAAATGAACGAGTTTATGAAGACCTGTTAGTATATATTCGAACGGACCTCCGCGTTGATGAGCATGCAAGTGAAGAAATTTTAATGGACTTACTGGATCATTTATTAGAAGCACAGGAATATAAGAAAAATGCAGCAGACCTCTTCGGGGATTCACCACAAGCCTATGCAGATGAGTTGATTGCAAATCTGCCTAGCCAAAAGCGAAGAAATATTTATTGGCTTGCGGCTTCAGGATTGGCTGGATTAGTGGGCTGGTTTGCCATTACTTACGGGATTATAAATGTTGTTTTTTCTACTTTTACTGCATGGAGCAATGAGGTGGCGCTTGGCAGTATCTTGTTGATTTTATTAACAGTCAGTTTGTTTGGTACGTTGAGCATCAGATTAATTTTTAAGATTATTCGTTCTTCTATCTTCAAACCAAAAAATCAGCAATGGAAGTTTTACGTGAAGAGCGGATTATATGGCATGGTAATATTTGCTTTTATGCTAGGGATTGCCTTTCTCTTTGATGGAATTGGTCCAGTCGTTCATGTGGCATGGTGGGCATTTCTATTGATTGGAATTGTCATGTTGGGCTTAAGCAAAGGTTTTGGCAAGCTATCAAGCGGACAATAG
- a CDS encoding amino acid ABC transporter permease: protein MMNDIEWGLLFDPALAIESLPYVLEGIGYTLLISIVSMIIGMVIGFFLSLARTSRVKILQFPARLYISFMRGVPILVILFLLYFALPVVGIEFTAVQAALIGFTINSAAYIAEVFRSSLASVDKGQWESSTALGLTYWQSMRRIILPQSIRIAIPPLSNVYLDLIKASSLAAMITVPEIFQKARIVGAREYDLLTMLILVALIYWAICSVMTILQNYLEKRYADYL, encoded by the coding sequence CTGATGAATGATATTGAATGGGGACTGTTGTTTGATCCTGCCTTAGCGATCGAATCTCTGCCTTATGTATTAGAAGGCATTGGATACACGTTGCTGATATCTATTGTCAGTATGATTATCGGTATGGTTATTGGCTTTTTCCTGTCTCTTGCCAGAACGTCTAGAGTAAAAATTCTACAATTTCCTGCACGTCTTTATATTTCCTTTATGAGAGGCGTGCCGATTCTTGTTATCCTGTTCTTGCTGTATTTTGCATTGCCGGTCGTCGGCATCGAATTTACTGCTGTACAAGCGGCTTTAATCGGCTTCACCATTAACAGTGCCGCTTATATTGCTGAGGTTTTCCGTTCTTCTTTGGCATCGGTTGATAAAGGGCAATGGGAATCCTCGACTGCACTTGGATTGACCTACTGGCAATCTATGCGCCGCATTATTCTTCCTCAATCTATTCGTATTGCAATTCCGCCTTTATCAAATGTTTATCTGGACTTAATCAAAGCCTCTTCATTAGCTGCCATGATTACCGTTCCAGAGATTTTTCAAAAAGCGCGCATTGTAGGTGCACGTGAATACGATTTATTAACCATGCTGATTTTGGTGGCGCTGATTTACTGGGCTATTTGTTCGGTAATGACCATTTTACAAAATTATCTTGAAAAACGCTACGCAGATTATTTATAA
- the pyrE gene encoding orotate phosphoribosyltransferase — MKSEIANHLLSIGAVELRPQDPFIWASGVKSPIYCDNRLTMSYPAVRKDIAASLAETINEYYPECEVVAGTATAGIPHAAWVSDLLDLPMVYVRSKAKEHGQTNMIEGKIEKGQKVVVVEDLISKGGSVLQAAQALDAAGFEVLGIVAIFTYDLPQSIEAITGAGYTFHTLTDFPALVEQALSTGAISEEDMPMLADWHEKLKEGTL; from the coding sequence TTGAAATCTGAAATAGCGAATCATTTATTATCCATTGGAGCGGTCGAGTTGCGTCCGCAAGATCCCTTTATATGGGCGTCAGGCGTCAAATCGCCGATATACTGTGATAACCGCTTGACGATGTCTTATCCAGCTGTACGTAAAGACATTGCTGCAAGTCTAGCAGAAACCATAAACGAATATTATCCCGAGTGCGAAGTGGTAGCCGGTACCGCAACGGCAGGCATCCCGCATGCAGCTTGGGTCAGCGATCTGCTCGACTTGCCAATGGTCTATGTTCGTTCGAAAGCAAAAGAACATGGCCAAACAAATATGATTGAAGGCAAAATCGAAAAAGGTCAAAAAGTAGTGGTTGTAGAAGATTTGATTTCTAAAGGCGGCTCTGTCTTACAAGCAGCACAAGCGTTAGACGCGGCCGGCTTTGAGGTGCTCGGAATTGTTGCCATCTTTACTTATGATTTGCCACAGTCGATCGAAGCCATCACAGGCGCAGGCTATACGTTCCATACGCTGACGGATTTTCCAGCACTTGTTGAACAGGCATTGAGCACAGGCGCTATTAGCGAAGAAGATATGCCGATGCTTGCCGATTGGCATGAAAAGTTAAAAGAGGGAACATTGTAA